GAGGTTGCCTGACacccctccgtgtcccccagGATCGCCGCTGGTCAGCCTGAGGGTATGGTCTTACGGCTTCTCTGGGGTCGGCATCGTCACAATGTTCCTGGGATTCCTGGGGTGCCTGGGGGCTCTCAAGGAGGTCAAGGTCATGCTGGGGCTGGTGAGTTGGGGGGCTGAGGGGGGTCACGAGAGGTCACAGAACTGGGAGGGGGTTGGGGTAGCTGTGCTGCAACTTCCTGGGGCAACCGCGGGGCCACGTGGTGCCACCACatcctgtgcctggggagcagcagcgggGAGTGGGGGGGACCCCTCTGAGCTGCCTCCAGTTcaggggaggggctgggggggaggTCTGGCTGACACCCACCTTCCCTGTTTATCCTGAAAGTATTttgggctcctgctgctgctctttgctgcccAGATCACAGTGGCTGTCATCATCTACACGCAACGTGCCGCTGTGAGTGCGGGGACAAACTCGGGGCTGTGGAGGGACCCCGAGGTCGGGGGGGACCCCGGGGTTATAGGGCAATGCTGTGCTGATCCCTCTCCCCAGCTAGCTACAAAGGTGGCCACCTACACAGAGGAGCTGATCCGGGGGTACCCAACGCAGGGACCACCTGGGGACCCCCACGAGAGCTGGGATGCTGTCCAGCAGCAGGTGAGATGCCCCAAAAGGACCCCAGAGCCACCCCACTGGCCACCACACTGACCCCCTTGCCCCCCCAGCTCggctgctgtggctggaaaGGACCCCAGGACTGGGACCACCACGATGATGCCACCAGGGACGAGGTCATGGACAGGGCCATCGCCTGCTCCTGCCTCGTGGCATCCAACAGCACCCAAAAGACCCCATGGATGCTCCCCCATGGCCGCTGCCCCACAGCTGCCCCCCACAATATCTTCCCCAGGGTGAGACACGGGGGAATCAGGGGATCCTGGAGCTCCATGGGGGGCTCCAGGTAACCCCCAGTTGTCACCTCAGGGCTGCAAGGAGAGGGTCCAGACCTGGCTGGCTGGAAACCTGGTCACCATCGTGGGGGTTTGCATAGGCATCGGCCTGGGGGAGGTAGGGGGGATGTCCTGGGGCGGGGGGCTGAGCTGGTGGGGGGCCTGGGAGTGGTCGGAAGGCTGTGGGGCCATAGGTTGggtgggctgggcagcagctgggggggGGCCAGGGTGGGTTCAGGAGATGGTCCATGGGGAGCCAGGGGACTGATGGGGattcagggtggccagaagaCTCCGTGGGGGGTTCAGGGTGGCCGGGAGTGGGGGTCAGGGGTCCGAAGGGATCCAGGAGGGCTGATCCTgttctctgctcccagctctccctgctgatgCTGTCTATGTTCCTGGTCCAGAACCTGGACTCCCGCTACGAGAAGCTGCTGCGGGGGTTCTGAGGGGGCCAGGGTGGTGTGGGAGGGAGCCTGGAGGGCTTTGTCGTTCAATAAAAGCCGTTGGCAAGCAGCGGAACCGAGGCGGTTCCGAGTGGAACTGAGACGGGACCGGGAGGGCCGCGCGTGGAGCAGTGCGGGTCACGCCCCTTTCCTTGTGGCCACGCCCCCGTCCTCTGGGCGGGAACGGCTCGCGCGAGACTCCGCCCCTTTCCTCCGCTGTGAGGCGattcccgcccccccccccccccaggctCCCCCTCGGTCCCACGACGCTGCCGGGACCACTGAAAACCCCCGGCCCCGGCTGTGCCCCGGGGCAGCAGCGACACCGGAGCACCCCCGAACACGATGGCTACAGAGGGTCCCTGCGGCCCTGGCGCCGTCATCCCCCTGCCAGGTGCGGGGACCATGAGGGAGGAGGGCGGGAGGGTGAGGCGCCGGGCCCCTCCATAACCCATGTccccccctcagcccctgccgAGAGCGGCTGCTCGGACGAGTTTGCCCTGGACTGCACCTTCGCTGCCTGCGACCCTGAGCAAACAGGTAGCCAAACTCCCTGGGGCCATAGTGGCCGCAGCCAAACTCCCCCAGGATGGTCACCACCATCCCTGACCACTACATCCGCCCCAGGGATGGTGCAGCCGCAGCGGGTGGTCGAGTATGTGGCAGCGATGACGGGGCACAGCGGGCACGATGggcagctgcaggcactgcGGCGGGCGCTGGACCCTGCGGCCGCAGGCACGGCGCTGGACTGGAGCCGGTTCCGCACCGCCATGGGCGCCTGGATTGCAGCGTGCCGACAGGACGGGTCAGCGCCGAGAGACGGGGCAGCACCTGGGGCCACCTGGACCGGTCAGTGGTCCTGACCCATGGCTCTGTTCACACAGGGCCGAGGAGCAGGACATGGTGACTGGTGACACTGGACCGGGGCCGGCAGGTGGGTATTGGTGCAAGAAGAGGGAGTTGGGGTGGCCCCAACCGGGACGCAAACAGCCTGCTGCGTCCCATCCCACAGAGGACAACGGACGTgcatccccagcagctgcccagctccagggtgACAACACGGACATCACCACCCCGTAAGTGCccgctgcagggacaccttgccATCCCTGGACGTGCTCCCAGGAGCGCCCCAGGACCCGTGGGACTCTCCGGCAGTGCCGAGGCCGCTGGGCTGCGGAGCCGTGCCCGGCAACTGGCAGCCCAGAACGCCAAACTGCAGCGAGATGCTGAACTGGCCGAGGAGCTCAACGCCCGCCTGGCCGAGGAGATTGCGCAGCTCCAGGCACAGATGCGAAGGTGCTTCCGAGGGGCTCCCGGGCATGGGGTCTGGATCAGTGTCCTGGGAATACTGAAACACCATTTGTCCCCGGCAGCAGCCGGCAGGCGCTGGAGCAGGCCAGGGTGTCGATCGAGGAACTGGACGACACAAAGGCCGTGGTGAAgcggctggaggaggagaacacCGAGCTTCGGCGGCAGGCACGGCACGTGGTGAGAGGCTAACCTGAGGTGCTGCATCATGCCACATGTGGTGTCCCATGGTGTCCCCTCACGGCCATGCCATCCCCCAGGAGAAGGAACAGCGCAATCTGTGTTCCCAGGCCGAGGGTCTACAGGAGGAGGTGAGCCTGGCACTGGGGTCTGCCCCAGTGAGGCAGTGCCACGGGGAACCCCAGCCCTGTTTCACCCCTGGCAGAACCAGCGGCTCCTCACCGAGGGCCAGGGACTGCGGGAGCAGATCCAGGCGCAGGCGGTCCGGATGGCCAGCCTGGAGGTGAGCGGTGGCACAGTGGCCGCAGTGGGTGGCCCTGGGGGCTGTGTAAGACAGTGACAAGGAGTGCCTATCCCCATCTCTCTGCCTAGGCCCAGCTCTGTCGTGGCACTGCGCTGCTCTCTGCCCGGGATGCAGCTCTTGCCCAGGTGAGCGCTGCCCAGTGACACTGCCATCACCTCAGCTGTCACCAGGGCCACCCCCAGCCCTCTCCCATGGTCCCTCATGTCCAGGCCCTGTCCCACAGGCAGGGCAGCGGGCACAGGAGCtaacagcagcactggaggagTATGAGCGGGTGGTGCAGGTACGGCACGTCTGGCCTCAGTGTGAGCCCAGACAGCGGCCACAGAGCCCCTGGGCCACAGCAAAGCGCCATGGTGGCCGCTCTCTATGTGGGGGTCATGGGCAGAGGGTGACCATCTCCTTCTCCCCCCAGGAATTGCGCCTGGAGACAACACGGCTgcggcagcagctgggccagaTGCGGGACGCCTGGGCAATGTACAGGGGGACGCGTGGGCAAGGGGACATCCTCAGGACACTCTGGAGTCCTCATCTCGGCATCCtcaccctcctctccctcccacaggcGCCCGTGGTGCCCGCGCAGCCAGCTGGACATCCAGGCCGCAGCCACAGCGAGCCAGGTAAGGGTGGGGTCAGGGGAGACCCTGCAGGGTCCCCTCAGCCACTGACACAGAGACTCTGCCTaggggacaggggacaaggAGGAGGACACAGGCACGGCGCTGTCAGGAGGAGGTGGCCTGGCGGGGAACAGTGAGGAGGCAACCGAGGCAGTGGTCCCACAGGTACCATTGTCACCGTGTGCAAAGTTGTCACCGTTGACACCGTGGACACCGCTGCCACCATGGGCTCTGGcgctgctggcgctgctggccctgctctACCTCCTGCCCCGCCAGtggccccagccccagctgcgcTACGGGAGCCCCCCGCCCCTCTAAAACCCCCAGTAAATACCAGTTGAGCACTGCTGTGTCCACCCCATTCCGTACCAGTTCCCTCAAACGCTCGTCCCAGTGCGCCCAGTTCCTCCCAGAGCAGGGTCAGAGTCAGGGTGTCAACATCAGCTTTATGGGTACTGCAGGGGGCCCCCTCATCTCTCCATGGCTCCAGGAGATCCCAGTGTAGCCCCGGGGGCTTCCAGCAGGGAACGGGGGGGGGTCCCCGTTTCTCACCAGTGGCTCAGGCCAGCCTAAACAGAGATAGAGAGTGAGGACTTGATGATCCAAGGGCCTCCTCTGGCCCCCCTCAGGACACTCCCAGTGATCCCAGTATCCAGGAGCCCTCCCGGTACCTGTGTCTGTCCCCAGGTACCGCTCGGCCACTCAGGTCCTGTCCTGCTCCGATGTCGTGGGTCCCTGTGAGGGCTGGGGGGGCTGAGGGGAGTGacctcccagtgctccccagtgctcccagtgtccTCAGTCCTCCCAGTGAGCCCAAGAGAGCCAGCAcccacagtgtccccagtgtccccaacaCACACAGCACCTCCCGTGCCCACTGTGCTCCCACcaccccctgtgcccccagtAATGCCATCCCCTccagtgtcccctgtgccctTCAGTGCCCCCAAGAtccccacctgggcacagggtcTCCTCCACAGCACCCAGGCCGCCACCACCAGGCCCAGGGCCCCCCCAACTCCCCCCAGAAGCACCAGCCCAtgtccagcagggctggggggtcCCTGCCTGGCCCCCGAGCTCCCCTCGTGCCGCACTGCTGGGCTGGTCAGCGCCGAGCCTGGGGGGAGATGGGGGTCAGCAACTGCCCTGGGGGGGTTACAGGGATCTCTCAGGGGTCCCGGGGGGTACCTGGGTGGCAGCGCAAGCGGGCGCAGCCAGGGAAGTGGGGGGATCTCCCTTGCAGCCCCCTCAAGTGCTGCGCCAGGGTCTCCAGTAGCTGCGACACGTTCACCGTCTCCAGCCggacacagccctgggggtcctggggggatGTCACAGGAGCCCCCCCAGGGGACCCCAGACCCCTTCTGAACCACCCTGGGCAGAAATGCGCCAGAGTTTCTGTACCCCCCAAGAGCCCCAGAGTAACCCTGGACACCTCAGAAAACCCCCAGACCCCGGTGGGGTCCCTAAAGCCCCCCAAGAGCCCCAGGGTAACCCTGGACACCTCAGGGAACCCCCAGACTCCTGCGGGGTCCCCAGAGCCCCTCAGGCCCCCAGACTCACCTTGGCCTCCCCAGGACCACCCCATAACTGCCCAGCCAGAGCCCTCCAATTCCCCCCCTTCCAGGACCCCCAAGCCCCCTCGGAGGTCCCGCCCAGGGACCCCCACCTACCTGGATGTGACACTCGGCCACAAAGTGGAGCTGGGCAAGGAGGGTCCTGAGCAGGGGGGCCAAATCCTTCCCTGCCACCCCCAACATTCGCTGCAGAGCCAGCACCCCGAAGTGAAGCCCCCAGAGGTCAGAGCAGGCACTGTCCTGAGGGCGGGGgagtttgggatttgggggaaaCACAGGTGAGGGGTCAGAGGTGTCAGGGAATGCAGGAAGAGGGGGGGATCTGGGGAACACACCTCAGATTTGGGGGGGTTCGtgctcacctgctccaggtTGCTGGGCATTGCCACGGGGTAATCAAGGAGCAGCCAGGGGGTCTGTGGGAGGGGTCAGGGGGTCCCCAAAAACAGCCCAAAGGGGCTGAGGGGGGCACTCAGGGGGTCCCCAACAACCCTTTTGGGGGCGAAGGGGTGCAGTCAGGGGGTTTTCAGGACCCAGGGTGAGGGCTTCCCTGGGGAACGAGGGAGTTCAGGGACTGGGGGGTTGGTCACAGGGGAATTCTTTGGGTCTCAGGGGGATCCAGGAGGTCCCGAGAGGATCCCGGAggtcggggggggggggcggataCCGGGGTGCGCGGGATGGGCTCCTGGGGGCGGGGGTCTCACCAGGTTGTTCAGGTGGGCGCTGAAGGTGCTGCTGACGGGGTTAAAGGcgaaggagcagcagctgctgggggtgggcacagccaggacaagCAGGAGCGGCACctgggggggcacagggggggCCTCTGGGCGTCCCAGGGGGCTCTCACGGGGGTCCCAGAGGGGCGCAGGTCAAATTGCGAGGGGCGGGGGGCTTCCCCACTtaccagagcagagctggctgggggCGAGTCCATGGCGGTGCCGAGCTGGGGGTGGCGCACGGGAACCCGCGAGCGCTCCCGGAGccacccccgggacccccccgggacccctcgGGCCgcggcggagccgccgccgaAAGCGAAAGCGGGACCGAGCCGGGAGAGGGGCCCAGGAAACCCGAGGGGGCAGCGGGACGTCCTgagcctccccctccctccccgcggAGGCCCGGCCGCCGCTGTCTCACCCCGGGGACTCCCTCCCGAGTCCCACGGGGGCTGCGGCGCTCGGGACCCCCCGCCCGTCCCCGCAGAGCTTTGGGTGCGGCTGCCCCGAGCGAGGGAGGGGGGCCCGGGCGTCCGGGCACGTGCGGGGGCGGGGCGCCCCCAAAATATCCCCCCCATTCCAGCCCGAGACCCCCCCTACAAACAGAGACAGGAGAACGGCTGCGCCTCCGGGAGCGGTTTATTGGGGTGGGGGtcgcggggctgggggcactgcGGGAGGTGTGAAACCCCCGCAGATTTGGGGGTACTGGGGGCGTTTTAGGGACCACCCCCTGGCAGCCAAAGGCAGCGGGGGCGGGTGCAGCGCAGCTCCAGCTCCCGCTCGGTGCCGGCGGGCGGGTCCTGCCCCGGAGCCCCCAGGAGTCCCGCGGGGACCCCCCAAACGCGGGAGACGCTCACGGCAGAAGCCCAGTCGCAGTCCTGGGTGGGAGGACACaagaggggacagctggggtgATGGCCCCcctcaccccaaatccccagcacagcagccgTGCCATGGCTTGGGACCCCCAAAACGTCACAGCGATCCGCCCAGTGTCACCGCCCACCGCCTCATGTCCCCATATTCTGTCTCCCCCCCCACCGTTTCCCCCACTGCCCCGCCACTCACCGCGCCCCCCCCCGCAGAGCCAGAGCCCGTCCGGGTGCTGTCGCGCCAGGTGAGATACCGACCGCCCGGAATTCCCGGGAAGCACCGTCAGGGCAGCCCCCGGGAGCCCCGCGGCCACCAgagcctggggacacaggggaaaGGGTACTGTCACCGAGGAGCGGGGCTGTGGTGATGGAAGGGGACGTGGGGAATGCGGAGGGTTTCGGGGGAGGGCACATGAGGGATCCTGGGGGATACATAGGAACTCCCGGGGGTCGTGGGGGGGGGTTCACGTAGGGGATTATAGGGGCGGCACATGGGAGGatcccgggggtcccggtgggTCGCAGTGAgaagggggcacaggggggcACCCGGGGGTTGCTGGGGCGTCGCAGGTGTGACCCGGGGGGGGGCAGCGGGGGGGGGGTCCCGCGGTTCCGCACCTTCCGTAGCCGCTGTGCGGGACCGaggccgccagggggcgccaCTACCACGACACAGTTTCCGAGCGCGAGCGCCGGGGGGAGGAGCTGCAGCGCGAGGGGGCGGTGCCATCCCCAGGCCACTCCCAGCACTCCGAGAGGCCGTCGCGAGACCAGGGCCCGCCCCCCGGGCACCTCCTGCGGCAGAATTCATCACGCCCACTCAGAGGCCACGCCCACTCACCGAACACCGGCTTTTCTGCCTCACCGGCTCACGCCCCGCCCTCCCCCGGCCCCACCCCTTTAACCACGCCCACCTGCACGGCCCCGCCCGCGCGCTCCACGTGCGCCGCCCAGCGCAGCAGCGCCCTCCGCAAGTTCCCGTCCGTGTCGCCGTTGTCGCCGTCCTTGGGGGTCCCGTGTCCACCCTCCAGCGCCGCCGACGCCCCCCGCAACACCCGTGCCCGCGACGCCCCCGGCAGCCGCCCCCACCTGTGGGAGTCGGGGGCGTTGGGGACTGATCCTCCCCTCTCCGAGGGGTCCCATCTTTGGGGACACTCCTGGAAGGGCCAGCCCCCCACCCCGGTCACTCACCTCGGGGCAGCCCCACGGGCAGCGGCCACGGCCTGAGCCAGCTCGGGATCACCGGGATCATCCGTGGTCACCAGTGGGCTGCGATGGGGACAGGAGACAGGGAGTCAAAGGGCGTTTCTGTGGGAGGGACACCTGGGGGCACCGGGACCCcttagaaagaaagaatcagGGTCCTGGGGGGGACACAGGACCCTCTGGGCGGACAGGAGGGGGCTGAGAGCACCCGGGGGTGAAGAAGGGGGTGCTGGAGTTGTTGAACCGAGGTGCCAGTGGAGCCCCGGTCTCAGAGTTCTTCTCCTGGGACCCCCTAATTTGGGGTCTCCATCCCGGGGAGGGGTACCTGAGCAGTTCATCCACCTTGGCGGGCTGTTCCCAGGGGGGGCACCCGAACTCTTGCAGCGCCTGGGGGAGTGCGGGGGGGAGGCAGAGCCCATCTGCAACAGCACAGGACGCCCCCCACCCTGGGGACCCCCAGGCCCTACCTCACGCCCCTCTAAACCACTCAGGACCCACCCCAGGAGAGTTCCACATCcctccagcttctccagggctgccccaaacccccccgCACCCCCTACCAAGCCACCCAGAAATCCCACCAGAGCCCCCTTGGGAGCCCCCACCTCATCCAGGTCAGTGTCCGTGGCCTCCCCGGTGCAGCCCCCACTGGGGTCCAGCAGGTCCAGGGCATTGAGCCACACCAGCCCTTGgggcagcctggagaggggtCAGTGCTCAGTGCCCAGTGGTCACTGCTGGGCTCAGGGGTCAATGGGCCTGATGGTCACCTGTCCGCCGTGTCCAAGGCCACAGTGATGTCCTGGGCCCAGATGGCGGCAGCTGCGGTTTGGGGCAGTGCCGAGGCCACGGCCACAGCCTCAGTGGGGCCACGCAcgggcagcagcaccagcagtggCCCCGGGGCCTGGTGGGGCAGGGGACACTCAGAGGGTCCCCAAAAggcacccctgggcagcccccACCCCAGCTCACCCAGGGGCACCCACCAGCTCCCGCAGGCAGCGCGAGGTCGGGGCCACCCCTGAGATCAGCGTGGGGGGGTAGAATCGATGCTCCCCCTCCAGCAACGGTGGCAGTGGAGCCTGGAAAACCTGGGTGGAAAAAATCAGGGGTCACAACGAGTGGGGAACCCCAAAGTGCTACCTGGGGCatcccaaaactgcccccagggGACCCCCAAATGCCCCCACAGGTGGTCTCAATATCCAGGAACCCACAactgccctcccagggaaccCTGATGTCCAGGAACCCCCAAATTTTCCCCCAGGAGACGCCTCAAACTCTCCCCCAGGCAACTCCAATGTCCAGGAACTCTCAGACTTGACCCCACCATATGGAAACCCCCAAACGTCACATccacctccccaccctcccaacCCCTTTGTGTCGTCCCAATGTCCCCATGgccaccccagccctggctccctttGTGTATCCCCTCACCTGAGCTCCCTCCTCCTGTGCTTCCTGCACCACCTGCTCAGGTGGGCAGGTCCCAGGGGCCAGCGGCCCCACCTCCGTTTTGGGGTCCATGGGGTCCCCGAGCCGCAGCCCCTGAGCCGGGCCTGGAGCCGCCGCTCCAGTGCTGCTACCACCGTGTCCTGAGCCAGCACCACGCACCCCCCACATGGGAactggggacaccgggagggACGTCAGGGCATcctgggacactccagggaCTCCTctgaaaaattcacagcaaccccccccccaaaaaaacccaaaaacctccTGAAAAGAACCCACaaccccccccacaaaaaaagccCTGAGAAACCCTtaaccccccccaaaactccTGAAACCTCCCCTCCGAAAAACCTCCCCAAAGCCCCCCCGGGAGCCCCCAGGCCCCACCAGCGCCGGGGGGGGTGGCGGCGGGTGGCAGCGatggcggcggccgcgctgTCCAGGTCGGCCGAGTCGAGGACGATGACGACGACGCGGCCGCCCCGGGGAGCCCCCAGGCGCGGCCCCTGGCACGGAGACCCCCACACCagggcctgcagctcctcctggagaACAGGGGACAGCCTGTGGGGACACACCCAGGGACCCCCAAattgggggagggagggggaaggggagcacCAGGCCCCCCCATTGTCACCTCCCATTGCTGTGAGGTCGCCGTACCTGGGGGGCTCCAAGGAAGGTGACAGAGGTGATCTCCGGGTGGGCACGCAGGgcttggcacagccctgggggtcCCACCAGGACGTTGAGGACCCCGGGGGGCAGCGCCGCCCCCTCCTCACTgagctcccccagcagcagcagcggcagagCCACAGCCGGGGGGGGACAGGACCAGAGCTCTGTTCCCTGTGGGGACACCCCAAAATGGCTGGGACACCCCACAAGGACATCAGGGAGCCCCCCACACCCGGATCCACCTTCGTCCCCTTTGTTGAGCTCCCCCTTGCCCCCCTGCATCgccagctgcccccagctgtCCCCCCATTCCACTCACCCATGGCCAGCAGTGGCCCCAGTTTCCAGAGCAACGCCGGCAGCGAGCAGGGACCCCCCAGGACAACGGCCACCACCCCTGCGGGGACACGACGCAGGTCAGAGGTCACGGGGAGGGCATaggggacagtgtggggacaagggacacTCACCCACAGGGGTCCAGCCCTCCAGGCCAGGGAAGCCGAGCTGGGCCCCCGCTGCGGGCACCTGGAGCAGCCGCTGCGCCAGGTCCAGGTCGGCTCCAAGGGTCTGGCAGAGTGGCCGCCCCCCGGTCAGGGCCAGCAGGGCCCCCATCGTCCCCCTGCGGTCACCATCAAGTGTGGCAGCCAGCCTGGGAGGCACCGGGTACACAGGGGGTCAGGGGAGGGGGACAacagggggacacagaggggacaccaAGGaatggggggacacggggagggcACAAGGGGAGCTCAGAAGGGTTTTGGTCACCcggggtcacctggggtcacaCTGCTACAGGAGACAGAGGGAAGTGGGACAGGTCAAAGGTCACCTGAGGGGTGCAGAGAAGGTCACCAGCGGTCACAGGGTCACTCACCGGGTCAGGCACTGCCCCCGCTGGGGCCCCCCCAGGCCCACCCAggccttggctgctgctgccgctgctgccactgccacgGCCAGGTCTGAGCTGTCCCCCGCCGGCACCACTGCCACTGTCCGGCCTAGTGACAGACGGCGTGACAGGGGCTGGCCACTGACTGCCGTGCTGACCACAAACCCTGATGCCAACTCCATGACCCTGCCCTTATCCCTGACCCCCAATTCCTGACCCCTGACCCCTGGCCATAGTCCTGATTTGGACCAGTGACCTCAAATCTGTGACCTTGACCCTTAatccctgtccccctccccaTACCGGTGGTGGcctcctggcactccaggctcGTCCTTCCGGTGGCTTCAGCCACGATCCGTCCACGAAGTGTCCGAGGCTGCGGCCGTGGGACTCCAGCCATGCCTGGGGGTgttggggacacccctgggacccCGCCGGCCCCAGCAAAgcccccccgcccccacccAAAGGACCTTGGGGCCATGGGGGGACTTTGACCCTGATACACCCCAAGCGACCCAGGCCTTCCCCCGTGATCCCTCCAGCCCCAGAaaccccccaggaccccccaagatcccccagtgtccccacagtgtcctCCAGGACACCCCCATCCTCACaggacccccaaaacccaccccaatTCCCCCCCAGCTGCCTCTCCCAGTCCCATTATTTCCCTCGGGGACCCTCCAGACCCCGGCCCAGTTCCCAAGAGCCCCTCAAGACCTCCCCGAGATCCTCAGGGACTCCCCAGAAACTCCAGCGCCCCCCCAGAACCTCCAGAgcccccccaggacccccagggccCACCCAGCGGGAGCCCCAAATCCCCTCTCACTTCTGCCGGGTTGATCCCGCCGGGGATCGGCCCCTCCTCCCTCGTGGCGAAGATTTTGGGGACCGGGGGAGCCCCGAGGACCGCCAGAGCCGCCATCGCCGCCGAGGGGCCACCGAGACGGGGCGGGGTTGGACGGAGCGGCCCCCGGGCACCACCGAGACGGGGCCGAAGCGGCCAGAGCGTCCCCTCGTAACCATGGAGACGGGGCCCCGCGGGAGCGGAAGTCAGGGAGCGGAAAGAGGCGGCAGCCGCGGTGAGGGCGGCCCAGGGGGTCCGGGGGTGTCCGAGGGATTCCGGAGGGGTTTCGGGGGTCCCGAGGGGTTCCCAGGGAGGGTCGCAGAGGCCTCGGTCCACCCCGGGCCTCGAGCGGGGCTGTTCGGCCCCGGAT
The window above is part of the Hirundo rustica isolate bHirRus1 unplaced genomic scaffold, bHirRus1.pri.v3 scaffold_181_arrow_ctg1, whole genome shotgun sequence genome. Proteins encoded here:
- the LOC120747728 gene encoding protein KASH5-like isoform X6, producing the protein MATEGPCGPGAVIPLPAPAESGCSDEFALDCTFAACDPEQTGMVQPQRVVEYVAAMTGHSGHDGQLQALRRALDPAAAGTALDWSRFRTAMGAWIAACRQDGAEEQDMVTGDTGPGPAEDNGRASPAAAQLQGDNTDITTPAEAAGLRSRARQLAAQNAKLQRDAELAEELNARLAEEIAQLQAQMRSSRQALEQARVSIEELDDTKAVVKRLEEENTELRRQARHVAEGLQEERLLTEGQGLREQIQAQAVRMASLEAQLCRGTALLSARDAALAQAGQRAQELTAALEEYERVVQELRLETTRLRQQLGQMRDAWAMRPWCPRSQLDIQAAATASQGTGDKEEDTGTALSGGGGLAGNSEEATEAVVPQVPLSPCAKLSPLTPWTPLPPWALALLALLALLYLLPRQWPQPQLRYGSPPPL